A genomic stretch from Vicinamibacteria bacterium includes:
- a CDS encoding glycosyltransferase family 39 protein: MSAIRDPFLWLVVLAAAALRLWGIDHGLPFVYNPDEANIVARSLSVARGLDPGYYLYPSFFFYVLFFVMGGLFVSGWLVGRYEGLREFQSRFFEDPTDFYLAGRLVGVLCALATLVLTYRLVDRHFGRTAARAAAVVIAFCYFHVRDAHYVKHDVPAALLVVLALTAIDRARERPTRASYLLAGVALGVGFATHYYLVFLAPVLLIVTRLRPFAGVLASGAASFVTFCLLSPYVVLRAETALEHMAANREVVVDRSLSSGNAFLPSLGLYVQFILEQGLGYALVVLIGAGFVMMRGRFALWGTFPAIFLLFLSYTFFAGRYLNPVLPCFAAASGVAVAGIERRVGAVAWLVLGLACLQPLYRSLQVDRLFAAPDTRTLARTWILENVSTGTAIALQSYSVPLPQSEESFRLSLEANDAVGEIEKQGKYASLLALAERRHESYQLFFFGRGDELDRIYVPYEALVDGLEPLKKLEVSYVVLREPARSPPPEVASLFERVRTHGTLRHRVDPGAETPYLDNEDWAPSSALHLKGPRVEIWSLDSE; encoded by the coding sequence ATGTCGGCGATCCGCGACCCCTTCCTCTGGCTGGTCGTTCTCGCGGCGGCGGCGCTGCGGCTGTGGGGCATCGATCACGGCCTTCCCTTCGTCTACAACCCCGACGAGGCGAACATCGTCGCCCGGTCGCTCTCCGTGGCCCGGGGGCTCGACCCCGGGTACTACCTGTACCCGAGCTTCTTCTTTTATGTCCTGTTCTTTGTCATGGGAGGGCTCTTTGTCTCCGGGTGGCTCGTCGGCCGATACGAAGGTCTTCGGGAGTTCCAGAGTCGATTCTTCGAAGACCCGACGGACTTCTACCTTGCCGGCCGTCTCGTCGGCGTGCTGTGTGCCCTCGCCACCCTCGTGCTCACCTACCGGCTCGTCGACAGGCATTTCGGCCGTACCGCGGCTCGAGCGGCCGCAGTCGTGATCGCTTTCTGCTACTTCCACGTGCGAGATGCCCACTACGTGAAACACGACGTACCCGCCGCTCTCCTGGTCGTTCTCGCGCTCACCGCCATCGACCGTGCTCGAGAGCGGCCGACGCGCGCGAGTTATCTTCTCGCCGGTGTGGCGCTCGGGGTCGGTTTTGCCACCCATTACTATCTCGTCTTCCTCGCGCCGGTTCTTCTGATCGTGACGCGGCTACGCCCCTTCGCAGGGGTGCTCGCCTCCGGAGCAGCCTCGTTCGTCACCTTCTGTCTGCTCTCGCCTTATGTGGTCCTTCGTGCCGAAACGGCGCTCGAGCACATGGCGGCGAACCGGGAGGTCGTCGTGGACCGAAGCCTTTCGTCGGGCAATGCGTTCTTGCCGAGCCTGGGGCTCTACGTGCAGTTTATTCTCGAGCAGGGTCTGGGGTACGCGCTCGTCGTCCTGATCGGCGCCGGCTTCGTCATGATGCGGGGACGGTTCGCGTTGTGGGGCACGTTCCCTGCGATCTTCTTGTTATTCCTTTCTTATACCTTCTTCGCCGGGCGCTATTTGAATCCCGTTCTTCCGTGTTTCGCGGCAGCGAGCGGAGTCGCTGTTGCCGGCATCGAAAGGCGCGTTGGCGCGGTCGCGTGGCTCGTGCTGGGGCTTGCCTGCCTTCAGCCGCTCTATCGATCGCTGCAAGTTGATCGGCTCTTCGCCGCTCCGGACACCCGCACCCTGGCGCGGACCTGGATCCTGGAAAACGTCTCCACGGGCACCGCCATCGCACTCCAGTCGTACTCCGTCCCGCTCCCTCAGTCCGAAGAGAGCTTCCGCCTTAGTCTCGAGGCGAACGATGCCGTCGGTGAGATCGAAAAACAGGGGAAATACGCGAGCCTGCTCGCGCTAGCCGAGCGACGGCACGAGTCCTACCAGCTCTTCTTCTTCGGCCGGGGTGACGAGCTCGATCGGATCTACGTCCCATACGAGGCGCTTGTCGACGGGCTGGAACCTCTGAAGAAGCTCGAAGTGAGCTATGTCGTGCTGCGAGAGCCGGCGAGATCTCCACCTCCCGAGGTCGCATCGCTCTTCGAGCGAGTACGCACACATGGCACCCTCCGGCACCGAGTGGATCCGGGCGCGGAGACACCCTACCTGGACAACGAGGACTGGGCACCGAGCTCCGCTCTCCATCTCAAGGGCCCCCGGGTCGAGATATGGTCGCTCGACTCGGAGTAG
- a CDS encoding NAD-dependent epimerase/dehydratase family protein, whose protein sequence is MRVLITGGAGFIGSHLAEALLSQGHEVFVLDDLSTGSIENIEPLKGIEGFHYTIDTVMNEPVTAEQVDRVDIVVHLAAAVGVRLIVDSPVHTIETNVHGTETILKLANKKKKRVLVASTSEVYGKSAKVPFQENDDLVMGPTTKGRWSYACSKAIDEFLALAYNKEKKLPVIIVRLFNTVGPRQTGRYGMVIPNFVRQALAGEPITVYGDGSQSRCFTDVSDVVRALIALMEHPGALGEVFNIGSEHEVTILELARKVKAMTGSQSEVVFVPYHEAYEEGFEDMPRRVPDITKVRRLIGYEPTVGLDRILERVIEHLRTS, encoded by the coding sequence GTGAGAGTGCTCATCACCGGCGGGGCGGGCTTCATCGGCTCGCATCTTGCCGAAGCGCTCTTGAGCCAGGGGCACGAAGTGTTCGTCCTCGACGACCTGTCCACGGGAAGCATCGAAAACATCGAGCCGCTCAAAGGCATCGAGGGGTTCCACTACACGATTGACACCGTCATGAACGAGCCGGTCACCGCCGAGCAGGTCGACCGAGTCGATATCGTGGTGCATCTCGCTGCCGCCGTTGGAGTCCGCCTCATCGTCGATAGCCCGGTTCACACCATCGAGACGAACGTTCATGGTACCGAGACGATTCTGAAGCTGGCCAACAAGAAGAAAAAGCGTGTCCTCGTGGCTTCGACGTCAGAAGTGTACGGAAAGAGCGCGAAAGTTCCATTCCAGGAAAACGACGACCTGGTGATGGGTCCGACGACGAAAGGACGGTGGAGCTACGCCTGCTCGAAGGCGATCGACGAATTTCTCGCCCTTGCCTACAACAAGGAGAAGAAGCTCCCCGTCATCATCGTGCGGCTCTTCAATACCGTGGGTCCGCGCCAGACCGGCCGATACGGAATGGTGATCCCGAATTTCGTGCGACAGGCGCTCGCGGGCGAGCCCATCACCGTGTACGGAGACGGAAGCCAGAGCCGTTGTTTTACCGACGTGAGCGACGTCGTGAGGGCCCTCATCGCCTTGATGGAACACCCCGGGGCCCTCGGTGAGGTGTTCAACATCGGCTCGGAACACGAGGTCACGATTCTGGAGCTCGCGAGGAAAGTCAAGGCAATGACGGGAAGCCAGTCCGAGGTCGTCTTCGTTCCCTACCACGAAGCTTACGAGGAAGGCTTCGAGGACATGCCTCGTCGCGTTCCCGACATTACCAAGGTCAGAAGGCTCATCGGCTACGAGCCCACCGTTGGGTTGGATCGCATTCTAGAACGCGTCATCGAGCACCTACGCACGAGCTGA
- a CDS encoding glycosyltransferase, whose protein sequence is MKENERVIAVVPARGGDSEVPYLNIKKLGPLPLIAHTLLEARKSRYIDRLVVSTDDDQVARVAVEYGAEVPFRRPKELSGDLPQINAVIRHAVRAIEKEEGKRFGIVVILQATSPFRTGRQIDEAIDALAARDLDSVISLNEVRTLTWRMPEGRLEPLFQHAGRREDQEPLYQEDGAIRVLRRDVLEGTTRLGSRVGHVLMDKLSSITVHDIYDFWLAEKLAHLPRVLIRVDGGGRIGMGHVYRSLAVADALRSVSHADICFLMSADHPEGVQQVSRAGHQVRVLAGPEIEAVRDYSPNIIVNDRPFLDGEYLRSLATLGASTINLVDSIEDIERPKEIASVIIATMQEAEAELDDYYSGPAFAILRDSFQNRESGSIDGRGSRVVVSFGGSDPQGLTLKTLAALDRLEEVQVRAVLGPAFGYHPELEELLPRLSRQPTLLRNVEHMADILFESDLVICSGGMTVFEIAALGRPGVVLCQNAREKKRMESFERYGTILHLGLGTDVSEETIAEKTRELLLASERRRSMSEAGARLVDARGARRVAEVLMKAGRRGPANGGLT, encoded by the coding sequence ATGAAAGAAAACGAGCGAGTGATTGCCGTCGTCCCGGCGCGCGGGGGCGACAGCGAAGTGCCTTACCTCAACATCAAGAAGTTGGGGCCGCTACCGCTCATCGCCCACACGCTCCTGGAAGCGAGAAAGAGCCGCTATATCGACCGATTGGTCGTCTCTACCGACGACGACCAGGTGGCCCGGGTGGCGGTCGAGTACGGAGCCGAAGTGCCCTTTCGCCGGCCCAAAGAGCTCTCGGGGGATCTTCCGCAGATCAATGCCGTCATTCGGCACGCCGTCCGTGCCATCGAGAAAGAGGAAGGCAAGCGATTCGGAATCGTGGTCATTCTTCAGGCGACGTCCCCTTTTCGCACCGGCCGGCAGATCGACGAGGCCATTGATGCCCTCGCCGCTAGAGATCTCGACTCGGTGATATCGCTCAACGAAGTGCGCACGCTCACGTGGCGCATGCCCGAAGGGAGGCTCGAGCCCCTATTCCAGCACGCGGGACGCAGAGAGGATCAAGAGCCGCTTTACCAGGAGGACGGCGCGATCCGGGTTCTCCGCCGTGATGTTCTCGAGGGAACGACGCGACTCGGCTCACGGGTCGGCCACGTTCTCATGGACAAGCTCTCGTCGATCACGGTTCACGACATCTACGACTTCTGGCTCGCGGAAAAGCTCGCGCACCTCCCTCGAGTTCTCATCCGCGTCGACGGTGGCGGGCGAATCGGGATGGGCCATGTCTATCGAAGTTTGGCCGTCGCCGACGCCTTGAGGAGCGTTTCGCACGCGGACATCTGCTTTCTCATGAGCGCGGATCATCCCGAGGGTGTCCAGCAAGTTTCCCGAGCTGGTCACCAGGTCCGGGTTCTCGCCGGCCCGGAGATCGAAGCCGTGCGTGACTACTCGCCGAATATCATCGTCAACGATCGACCGTTCCTCGACGGCGAGTACTTACGATCCCTGGCGACGCTGGGAGCGTCCACCATCAACCTCGTGGACTCGATCGAGGACATCGAACGGCCCAAAGAGATCGCTTCGGTCATCATCGCCACGATGCAGGAAGCCGAAGCCGAGCTCGACGACTACTACTCCGGACCGGCTTTCGCCATTCTCCGAGATTCGTTTCAGAACCGAGAGTCAGGATCCATCGACGGCCGCGGCAGCCGGGTGGTCGTCAGCTTTGGCGGAAGCGATCCCCAGGGGCTCACGCTGAAGACTCTCGCGGCACTCGACAGGCTCGAAGAGGTTCAGGTGAGAGCCGTGCTGGGCCCCGCCTTCGGTTATCACCCTGAGCTCGAGGAGCTCCTTCCGAGGCTTTCTCGTCAGCCGACGCTTCTTCGAAACGTCGAGCATATGGCGGATATCTTGTTCGAGTCGGACCTCGTCATCTGCTCGGGAGGAATGACGGTTTTCGAGATTGCGGCCCTGGGCCGTCCGGGCGTCGTGCTCTGCCAGAACGCGCGCGAGAAAAAGAGGATGGAGAGTTTCGAGCGCTACGGGACGATCCTTCATCTCGGACTCGGGACCGATGTGTCGGAGGAGACCATCGCCGAGAAGACCCGCGAGCTCCTGCTTGCCTCGGAGCGTCGTCGAAGCATGAGTGAGGCTGGCGCCCGGCTCGTCGATGCCCGCGGCGCCCGCCGCGTGGCCGAGGTCTTGATGAAGGCGGGACGACGAGGTCCGGCGAACGGGGGCCTCACGTGA